A part of Macrobrachium nipponense isolate FS-2020 chromosome 26, ASM1510439v2, whole genome shotgun sequence genomic DNA contains:
- the LOC135199751 gene encoding LOW QUALITY PROTEIN: mucin-2-like (The sequence of the model RefSeq protein was modified relative to this genomic sequence to represent the inferred CDS: inserted 1 base in 1 codon) has protein sequence MCHNDHANLFRFKPQHPSSLFFRFNHSIHSSFSDSNHSIHSVSSDSTTASTPVSPQTMSKWSTTTTTPVSTTTTMSGSTTMTTPVSTTVTMPFSTTTTMPVSTTTTRPVSTTTTMSGSTTTTRPVSTTMIIPVSTTTTIPVSTTTTIPVSTTTTIPVSTTTTTPVSTTTSMPSSTTTTMSGSTTTTTPVSTTTTMSGSTTTTTPVSTTTTRPVSTTTTIPVSTTTTMSGSTTTTTPVSTTTTMSGSTTTTTPVSTTTTIPVSTTTTIPVSTTTTRPVSTTTTIPVSTTTTIPVSTTTTIPVSTTTTMSGSTTTTTPVSTTTSMPSSTTTTMSGSTTTTTPVSTTTTMSGSTTTTTPVSTTTTRPVSTTTTIPVSTTTTMSGSTTTTTPVSTTTTMSGSTTTTTPVSTTTTMSGSTTTTTPVSTTTTRPVSTTTTIPVSTTTTIPVSTTTTMSGSTTTTTPVSTTTTISGSTTTTTPVSTTTTMSGSTTTTTPFSTTTTMSGSTTATTPVSTTTTIPVSTTTTMSGSTTTTRPVFNTTTMSGSKPTNNHTSFNHNDNSTSFNHNDNVWFNHNNHTISPQRQFSFNHNDNSISTTTTIPVSTTTTRPVSTTTTIPVSTTTTIPVSTTTTIPVSTTTTMSGSTTTTTPVSTTTTMSGSITTTTPISTTTTMSGSTTTTRPVSTTTTIPVSTTTTMSGSTTTTRPVSTTTTMSGSTTTTTPVSTTTTRPVSTTTTIPVSTTTTMSGSTTTTTPVSTTTTMSGSXTTPQPVSTTTTMSGSTTTTTPVSTTTTRPVSTTTTIPVSTTTTMSGSTTTTTPVSTTTTISGSTTTTTPVSTTTTMSGSTTTTTPFSTTTTMSGSTTATTPVSTTTTIPVSTTTTMSGSTTTTRPVSTTTTMSGSTTTTTPVSTTTTIPVSTTTTMSGSTTTTTPVSTTTTIPVSTTTTIPVSTTTTIPVSTTTTIPVSTTTTMSGSTTTTTPVSTTTTIPVSTTTTIPVSTTTTRPVSTTTTIPVSTTTTIPVSTTTTIPVSTTTTMSGSTTTTTPVSTTTTMSVSTTTTIPVSTTTTMSGSTTTTRPVSTTTTMSGSTTTTTPVSTTTTIPVSTTTTIPVSTTTTRPVSTTTTIPVSTTTTMSGSTTTTKPVSTTTTMSGSTTTTTPVSTTTTMSGSTTTTRPVSTTTTIPVSTTTTMSGSTTTTRPVSTTTTMSGSTTTTTPVSTTTTIPVSTKTTIPVSPTTTRPVSTTTTIPVSTTTTIPVSTTTTIPVSTTTTMSGSTTTTIPVSTTTTMPVSTTTTMPVSTTTTTPVSTTVTMPVSTTTTTPVSTTTTTPVSTTVTMPVSTTTTMPSSTTTTIPVSTTTTMSGSTTTTIPVSTTMTIPVSTTTTMSGSTTTTRPVSTTTIIPVSTTTTMSGSTTMTMSGSTATTRPVSTTTIIPVSTTTTMPICDILGIFTVYYLLVNDNVNGIIMRAILLKLELGFAFHI, from the exons ATGTGCCACAACGACCACGCCAATTTATTCAGATTCAAACCACAGCATCCATCCAGTTTATTCTTCAGATTCAACCACAGCATCCACTCCAGTTTTTCAGATTCAAACCACAGCATCCACTCAGTTTCTTCAGATTCAACCACAGCATCCACTCCAGTTTCACCACAGACAATGTCAAAATGGTCAACCACAACGACCACACCAGTATCAACCACAACGACAATGTCTGGTTCAACCACAATGACCACACCAGTTTCAACCACAGTGACAATGCCATTTTCAACCACAACAACAATGCCAGTTTCAACCACAACAACCAGaccagtttcaaccacaacgacaatgTCTGGTTCAACCACAACAACCAGACCAGTTTCAACCACAATGATAAttccagtttcaaccacaacgacaattccagtttcaaccacaacgacaattccagtttcaaccacaacaacaattccagtttcaaccacaacaaccacaccagtttcaaccacaacgTCAATGCCAAGttcaaccacaacgacaatgtctggttcaaccacaacaaccacaccagtttcaaccacaacgacaatgTCTGGTTCAACCACAACGACCACACCAGTTTCAACCACAACAACCAGaccagtttcaaccacaacgacaattccagtttcaaccacaacgacaatgtctggttcaaccacaacaaccacacccgtttcaaccacaacgacaatgtctggttcaaccacaacaaccacaccagtttcaaccacaacgacaattccagtttcaaccacaacgacaattcctgtttcaaccacaacaaccagaccagtttcaaccacaacgacaattccagtttcaaccacaacgacaattccagtttcaaccacaacgacaattccagtttcaaccacaacgacaatgtctggttcaaccacaacaaccacaccagtttcaaccacaacgTCAATGCCAAGttcaaccacaacgacaatgtctggttcaaccacaacaaccacaccagtttcaaccacaacgacaatgTCTGGTTCAACCACAACGACCACACCAGTTTCAACCACAACAACCAGaccagtttcaaccacaacgacaattccagtttcaaccacaacgacaatgtctggttcaaccacaacaaccacacccgtttcaaccacaacgacaatgtctggttcaaccacaacaaccacacccgtttcaaccacaacgacaatgTCTGGTTCAACCACAACGACCACACCAGTTTCAACCACAACAACCAGaccagtttcaaccacaacgacaattccagtttcaaccacaacgacaattccagtttcaaccacaacgacaatgtctggttcaaccacaacaaccacacccgtttcaaccacaacgacaatatctggttcaaccacaacaaccacaccagtttcaaccacaacgacaatgtctggttcaaccacaacaaccacacccttttcaaccacaacgacaatgTCTGGTTCAACCACAGCAACCACaccagtttcaaccacaacgacaattccagtttcaaccacaacgacaatgTCTGGTTCAACCACAACAACCAGACCAGTTTTCAACACAACGACAATGTCTGGTTCAAAACCAACCAACAACCACaccagtttcaaccacaacgacaattccaccagtttcaaccacaacgacaatgtctggttcaaccacaacaaccacaccatttcaccacaacgacaattcagtttcaaccacaacgacaattCCA tttcaaccacaacgacaattcctgtttcaaccacaacaaccagaccagtttcaaccacaacgacaattccagtttcaaccacaacgacaattccagtttcaaccacaacgacaattcctgtttcaaccacaacgacaatgtctggttcaaccacaacaaccacaccagtttcaaccacaacgacaatgTCTGGTTCAATCACAACAACCACACCCAtttcaaccacaacgacaatgtctggttcaaccacaacaaccagaccagtttcaaccacaacgacaattccagtttcaaccacaacgacaatgtctggttcaaccacaacaaccagaccagtttcaaccacaacgacaatgTCTGGTTCAACCACAACGACCACACCAGTTTCAACCACAACAACCAGaccagtttcaaccacaacgacaattccagtttcaaccacaacgacaatgtctggttcaaccacaacaaccacacccgtttcaaccacaacgacaatgtctggtt acacaacaccacaacccgtttcaaccacaacgacaatgTCTGGTTCAACCACAACGACCACACCAGTTTCAACCACAACAACCAGaccagtttcaaccacaacgacaattccagtttcaaccacaacgacaatgtctggttcaaccacaacaaccacacccgtttcaaccacaacgacaatatctggttcaaccacaacaaccacaccagtttcaaccacaacgacaatgtctggttcaaccacaacaaccacacccttttcaaccacaacgacaatgTCTGGTTCAACCACAGCAACCACaccagtttcaaccacaacgacaattccagtttcaaccacaacgacaatgtctggttcaaccacaacaaccagaccagtttcaaccacaacgacaatgtctggttcaaccacaacaaccacaccagtttcaaccacaacgacaattccagtttcaaccacaacgacaatgtctggttcaaccacaacaaccacaccagtttcaaccacaacgacaattccagtttcaaccacaacgacaattccagtttcaaccacaacgacaattccagtttcaaccacaacgacaattccagtttcaaccacaacgacaatgtctggttcaaccacaacaaccacaccagtttcaaccacaacgacaattccagtttcaaccacaacgacaattcctgtttcaaccacaacaaccagaccagtttcaaccacaacgacaattccagtttcaaccacaacgacaattccagtttcaaccacaacgacaattcctgtttcaaccacaacgacaatgtctggttcaaccacaacaaccacaccagtttcaaccacaacgacaatgTCTG tttcaaccacaacgacaattccagtttcaaccacaacgacaatgtctggttcaaccacaacaaccagaccagtttcaaccacaacgacaatgtctggttcaaccacaacaaccacaccagtttcaaccacaacgacaattccagtttcaaccacaacgacaattcctgtttcaaccacaacaaccagaccagtttcaaccacaacaacaattccagtttcaaccacaacgacaatgtctggttcaaccacaacaaccaaaccagtttcaaccacaacgacaatgTCTGGTTCAACCACAACAACCACACCCGTTTCAACCACGACGACAATGTCTGGTTCAACCACAACAACCAGaccagtttcaaccacaacgacaattccagtttcaaccacaacgacaatgtctggttcaaccacaacaaccagaccagtttcaaccacaacgacaatgtctggttcaaccacaacaaccacaccagtttcaaccacaacgacaattCCAGTTTCAACCAAAACGACAATTCCTGTTTCACCCACAACAACCAGACCAGTttcaaccacaacaacaattccagtttcaaccacaacgacaattccagtttcaaccacaacgacaattccagtttcaaccacaacgacaatgtctggttcaaccacaacgacaattccagtttcaaccacaacAACAATGCCAGTTTCAACCACAACAACAATGCCAGTTTCAACCACAACAACCACACCAGTTTCAACCACAGTGACAATGCCAGTTTCAACCACAACAACCACACCAGTTTCAACCACAACAACCACACCAGTTTCAACCACAGTGACAATGccagtttcaaccacaacgacaatgCCAAGttcaaccacaacgacaattccagtttcaaccacaacgacaatgTCTGGTTCAACCACAACGACCATTCCAGTTTCAACCACAATGACAAttccagtttcaaccacaacgacaatgtctggttcaaccacaacaaccagaccagtttcaaccacaacgataattccagtttcaaccacaacgacaatgTCTGGTTCAACCACAATGACAATGTCTGGTTCAACCGCAACAACCAGaccagtttcaaccacaacgataattccagtttcaaccacaacgacaatgCCAA